A region of Gracilinanus agilis isolate LMUSP501 chromosome 3, AgileGrace, whole genome shotgun sequence DNA encodes the following proteins:
- the UTP11 gene encoding probable U3 small nucleolar RNA-associated protein 11 translates to MAAAFKKAAKSRQREHRERSQPGFRKHLGFLEKKKDYKLRANDYHKKQEQLRALRKKALEKNPDEFYFKMTRVQLQDGVHVVKQPKDEVTAEQLKVMKTQDIKYVEMKRVTEAKKIERLKSELHLLEASGKQKNQHVFFFDTKKEVKEFDVATHLQTAPELVSRVYNRPRVETLKREAVKGETRRSHIQKLARERKRQYSLLKQRIEREKELFVIAQKIQTRKDLLDKTPRVKVKKETVNSPAIYKFKSQRKR, encoded by the exons ATGGCGGCGGCATTTAAAAAGGCGGCCAAGTCTCGGCAGCGGGAGCACCGAGAACGAAGCCAG ccTGGCTTTCGAAAACATCTGGGCTTtctggaaaagaagaaagattataAACTTCGGGCCAA TGACTACCACAAGAAACAGGAGCAGCTCCGAGCCCTGCGTAAGAAGGCCCTGGAGAAAAACCCAGATGAGTTCTACTTTAAGATGACACGGGTCCAGCTGCAG GATGGGGTCCATGTGGTCAAACAGCCTAAAGACGAGGTGACAGCCGAGCAGCTGAAGGTGATGAAGACGCAGGACATCAAATATGTGGAAATGAAGAGAGTGACTGAAGCCAAG AAAATTGAACGGCTGAAGTCGGAGCTCCACCTGCTGGAGGCTTCGGGGAAGCAGAAGAACCAGCATGTGTTCTTCTTTGACACCAAGAAGGAAG TGAAAGAGTTCGATGTCGCCACTCACCTGCAGACAGCCCCTGAGCTTGTGAGCAGAGTCTACAACCGGCCCAGGGTAGAGACCTTGAAGAGAGAAGCTGTGAAAGGCGAGACGAGGCGGAGCCACATCCAG AAGCTAGCTAGAGAGAGGAAAAGGCAATACAGCCTCCTGAAGCAGCGTATCGAGAGGGAGAAGGAATTGTTTGTTATTGCACAGAAAATCCAAACACGCAAAGATCTTCTG GATAAAACCCCCAGAGTGAAGGTGAAGAAAGAAACAGTCAACTCCCCAGCTATTTACAaatttaaaagccaaagaaaacGTTAA